The genomic window ctctctctctttctttctctccctctctgtcaccccaCATGGAAGAGGAAATGTAGTTTAGAAATTTAGTATTCAAGGTGGGTGTGTCGGCGTGCTATAAATCCCACGTGCCGTTTCTCCAGGTGTCACAACGGGAATTATTTTCACTGGATTTACAGGTGAGCTTCTTGAATGATAACCCCAAAACTATATTAGGCTATATTAAAACTTTCGACCAATCTGCATAATCACATTTACTAGACCGTCAGTAAGAATGTATGAATTATTGTGATGTGTAAATTGTAATATGATATTAATTCTACAGGTTGTCCCGCTGCTTTTTGTGTGCTACCATGACAATGACGTTCCTCACAAACCTAGCACTCCTGTTATTTTTGGCGTGCATGTCACAACAGTTTATAGCGGCAAACTGTCAGAAAGGCCAAGCCAGAAAAGGAAAAACTGATGGAAAAGATAAAGAAAGGATACAAAAGGAAGGTGAACTAAagacccctgtcctctctccagtcAAGGACAGCAGTCACAAATCTCCGAACAGAAGTGTTTTGAAGGGGAAATTCTCCACAAAAAATCACACGCACTGCACCTGGGTAGCTACAGGCGACGATGCTTTCACGCTTGGGATAAGCTGCAAAAAAGACGAAAGGAGTTTTGATTGTGAATATTCCGCCAAACCGTCCTTGTGCCCGCAGTACGAGTCAAATTCGAAAATGTACTGGAAGCAGATTGCTAGAGCGTTAAGAAAACAAAGGAAATTGTGCGTTCACACCACTTCATTAATTCGAGCAGGTATGTGCAGAAAAGCTCCGAGCGATGCACATTTCAAACTCAACAGCATAGGTATGCCTACCCCGCCTTCATCTCTGCCGCAGCCGTCAGGTTTAAGAGCTTGTCCTGATCGGGTTGATAAGCGAAAACTGGCGGAGGACTATTGCAACCAATCCTGGTCCAGTTTTTgtactttctttttctccatggTCCAGAGTGATGATTGCTGAGGTTAAATTACAAAGACTGTGAACGGAATTCTTACTCTTTATTGTTCATTGAAAGTTCAATGACAAGAGTCTTTTCTCCACGCCAAGTGTTTTTTCTCCACGCCGCTTTCTGACATTTGTCTACTGAATTGTTGTTTTCTTTAAAGATACTTAcataataaatacaattttacaaGAATCTTGTCATTTTACACTTATTAGTGATTCATATAGCTATTTACAGCGTTTATAGTTTTTGTTCAAGCTGAAACTTAAGAAATAATGCACTAAGAAtgtaccctcccccccccccccccccccccacacacacacacacacagcagcagataCTTCCTATGCACAGTATGGTGGACAAAAGCTTAGTAGTTTGAGCAGGTTGGATAAAGACACTGTAATTAAACTCACAAGGAGATTTGACTCACATTCCATGGCAGGGGCAGTTGGCTATGGAAACAGTAAGCCTTGGAAGCGAAATCTCATTACATCTGATTTGACATTGTAATGTAGCCATAACATCCAGATCATGCAGTAACACCGGTTCATTTTGCAGAGTAGGCCTATTGCTAAATATTAGATACAGTATGATATAGTTTGGTATAAAttataggggtgggaatcttacTTTACAATGTGTCTCCCTTGGTGGGGGActccacaaggacacacatcaacaaataaaacaatattaatAATCTTAAAACGAGAACTACTGTCATATCATGCATAAAACATGATTGGGCCTTGTTTAGAAcaaaataggcctacatgttaaaTTATGTATCTCAATGTTGAGATATGTTATGCCCATATAATCTTTCAGTAATGTAGGCCTATCAGGTCAGAAAAAAACAATCCTTACGGCCCTGAAATTAGTTCACACAATCTTTCTGTGGAACATTTCTGACATGTAGACATTGTGACTGAACTATGACTACAccatatggggagtcaggtggctgagcggtgagggagtcgggctagtaatccgaaggttgcaagttcgatgTCATGAAGTGAAGTGcctttgcctcggggggaatgtccctgtacttaccgtaagtcgctctggataagagcgtctgctaaatgactaaatgtaaatgtacaccgaCAGCTTTTTCAATCACTCGCTGTTCTTGTAGGACACTTTCACATCGCAACGATGTCTGTTGAAACTTGTTCAACTTAGGCTACACTATATGAATCTTCCCAGGAGCCACTTCATATTCATTGATGAATGGCCttctgaaaataaataatttgaAAATGACAACACAAAAGCTGTCCTGTAGTAGTTTAAACGGTAGGCTAATACCTGTTTGTTTACAGTTGCTGTTTAACTTTTGGATCTGTACATAAACACCTGCATAACTGTAAAACAGTATGTTCCTAACGTAACCCCAACTCTGACTATTATAGGATGCACCAAAAGATGAACGGCATTTAACTTGTTACTAATGTGAACTGTGAGTGTGGATAGAATGTGTTTGTAAACATGTTACCACAGGTGTTAACAGTTTAAAAAACTACACCGTACAGGATAATTTTGGGGGTTTTAACCAGtggaccaaaaaaaaacaaccctATCGTACATAGCTGGATAATGCGTGGCAGGCCCGCACACTCCCCAAAAATGTGGAGGACAAAAAGAGTATAGCCTATACTTCTTGAACCTGCAGCGATGGTTTACACATCGCTCCAGGCACCGTTACAGCTAGGCTCCATCTGAAGGAGCAACAATCACAACTCAATCACAAACGGCTTCAGAACATCAATCATCACGCCACCAACGGAAAGAGTTCCTCGGGGCACTTCAGTTCTAGGACTTTCTAGCATCATTACCCGACGTGCAGACGGAGGAATAAgaactctgtgtctctttcgTCTGGTAAAACTGAGTGACCCAATAGTTCGTTTATTTTAATTGGGCTAATACATTTAATCGCTGTAGCAGCTATTCCTTGGCTATTCTCACTACCCGTCTGAGGATGCATGAGTTCgacagtaggcctacaatatCCCAAACTATACAAATAATTAGTAGAGCTAAATATAGTCATAGCATCTAGTTCACTTCCTCTGAGACGATATTGAACTCCTGGACAGACCCGGGGAGCTGTTCAGTTTTCAGGTTACACAAATCCTTTTCTCACTTTGCCCGTACTAcagtaatacacacactcacacacattaaaaACACTACACAGGTCTACTAAGTCATACTGGGCGCTCAACCTCATGACACCTTTCCACTTCCTGCAAGTAGGTGGAGCCAACGCCATTGTTTGTGAGCCGACCAGGGTGGCCTGATTCTCTATGTACCCTGATTGGTTTAAAACACGGGCCATGGTCAAAGCCACGGTCAAAGGAAAACACACCCTGCCACCACTCTGATCGACAGAtttggaggcgtgtgtgtgtcagttaggAGATTGTTTTTTAAAGAGCCTTAGAGTTGGGGTTGGTGTACACATGACGATTAAGGGAATTATTGGAGCCCTTACAAAAATGTCATTGTTCGTGTATAATAAAAGCCCACTTCCCCAATGTTCTTTTAAAGTTCTGATTCCAACTTTATTTGGCTCTGGGGATGGGTTGTAGGAAAACAGAGTGAACCAGAGATGTGGTAGGCCACACACAAAGTTCTATAAGGTGATGTAATGCAAAACAAACTCTATTAgacttgtatttttttttaattcacaTTCTCTGGGATCAAATATAATTGGGGTCTTAATCCGAAATCGTGATTTTTGGGAGTTTTTGACGCCTGTGCTAGACCATGACATTGGATTTTAATCCTGCATAGTTTATTATGCAGACCAGCGGAGATATTGGAATCTGTCAAACTGGCCCTGGGATCCAAGACCAATgacattttatttctgaaagcaTAAATATTTATACTGAAAGCAAGCAGAGGATCAAGTGATCTTAAGTGCATCGTTCATCGACTAGTATTTCGAcgatcagagtcaaggaacggtctatATTTACCAGGTGCAGCGCTAAATAACCACGACAGCTTCCTGGCAAGCTGCTACAAGTTCAACATACATGACTTTTCTGACCCCATACTGACCCCAAACTGTCCTCTTTCATCACACCAGGGCCTGACAGTGGAGCAATAACCAACCACACCTGACAAGGATGTCAGTATCTATGTCAACAAACTGCAAGGACCCATTCTTATCGGGTAAtcttagtacatttacatttagtcatttagcagacgctcttatccagagcgacttacagtaagtacagggatattctccccgaggcaagtagggtgaagtgccttgcccaaggacacaacgtcagttgtcatgaccgggaatcgtactggcgaccttcggattactagcccgactcccccgcccggctcagccacctgactcccatagtaCCTGAAGGCTGTAATTATCTGTTTTAGCTCGGGGCACTAAAACAGTCAGGGACATCCAGCATCACTATTTTGTATTTTCCTCTTGACCTCGTAATATCTGTTTGGTTATTCTTTGTCACCGAGTACTTAGTGACAGCCTCATTTTTGCTTTGACTTGAAGCAATTATGAATTTGTTATGTTTCACGACTGAATAATACAACCCTGAATGTAACAGAATATACAATAGTCAATCCAGGAATGAAAGATGCTGCTTTTTCAACGAGTCAAAAGTTACAGACGCTCACAGCAGGAGCCTGCTAAAACATGAAACGATTTTCTCGAGGTGGAACCTGAAGCGAATTGCTGAATGATTTAGTATGCTGGTGTCAGACTGTGCAAGTGTCTGGCAAACCTGTGTTATGTAAAAAGTTATCATAGGTTGTTTCTGAGGGCTAGACCTCTAGCTATTAGTGGAACGTAATCTATCATTATATCAAGGGGTCAATAACTCACCTGCTCTTCATATTTCTACATTTCAAACTGCACTCTGACTTCATTAGAGCAAAGGGTTCAATTTGCCCAATTGGTTCCCTTCTCAATCTGGACTGTGGTGCTACCTAGTGGCGAATGACTGTCATTGCACAAGGCTAAACCATATTACATGCACTTGGGCAATTAGATATGACATGGGTACGCTTACCTTGTTACAGGATAAAGACATAGTAAAGAAACTAATATCTCTTATGTATTTAAAAGTGTCAATGAATAGCTAATAGAATCTCATTAATATTAAAGACGAGTGCAGCACATCTCCGGATTACCGATTCATTGGTTATTAACGAGGGGAAGACCAGAGTCAACATGAAGGGTTTAATAATTCAACAGAAACTTTGTATCTGGAACCCGCGTAGAAACATCAACACATGACATCACGCACATGAACAAGCAAGGTCAAGGAGACCAAGGAAACAGTATGATTGTAGCTGatacttattatttttaggAACAAAAAAAATAACCGTCTTGTGAgaatctctctcatctccttttctcctctcctgttttctTCCCTAGCTTGTGTTGCTCTGTAGCTAGTCCTTTCCTCCACAGAGGTAGAGCAGGGCCTTCCCATAGTCCCCATCTGTGTcctcctgtaaacacacacacagatggtgtccaactgtaaatacacacatagatactgtccaactgcaaacacacacacagaaggtgtCCAACTGTCACCCTGCCGGGTCAGGAGACACTACAGACGACTCCTTTTCATGAACCTGAACCTGAACGACTCCTCTTCATGAACCTGAACCTGAACGACTCCTCTTCATGAACCTGAACCTGAACGACTTCTCTTCATGAACCACAGACCGGGTCTGACTGACCCACTGGGTGGCGTTAGGATAGACTGCATAGTCTATGCTACTTCTACTGTATACTACAGTACAGTCTATACTTCCATAGTAGTATTGTCTATACTACTAAACTCCTCTAGACAACAGTATATACTTCCGTACAGTCTATGATACTTTTCTCCTCTATACTACAGTCTATACTACAATACTACTCCTCTACAGTTCCATACCTGAATGGTGGAGTAGAGAGGGTCTCCATACTTCTTCTTATAGCAGGCTCTGATATCCAACATGTCGATCTCACTCCGGGAGACCATTACTCTTGTCAGGGTCTCATCATCCGTGCCAGCGCGCTGAGGACGACAAATCAAACCTTCACACTAGCTCTGGTGGAAATGTACAAGTGCTTGGTGTTTTGTGTAAAGcgattatatattttatatatatcttCTTTTTTCCATGTCATCATGACCCATATACATACATACCCTCATTGACCCACGAAGACATTCTGCAAAGTAGGCTGGAACACTTTTAACACATTTCACTGGGGACAAAAGAGAAAGATCAAATTAATTATCAAATGCCTCTTTTAAGGCCAGCCGGTAAAAACCTTTTTGATTCAACAAACATCATTTAAAAAGtgaatgtatttgtatgtacCGGACATTATATGTACAATATGGATAGATTTCCAAGGCTACAAACCGTGATATCTGTGAATTCAGTTACACACCCTGCTTAAGTGAAACAGCCTTTTGTACATTTAAAAATTAGCATTGTCGCTGTTTCAAATCCTCATGAGTCTCACCAACAGCCAGAAGTAGATTCTCCAGGTTTCCAGTTGTCTCCCCCTCAATGCTGTCCTCAATATCAGAGCCCGACAGCTTCTTATAGGCATCAAAAACTTTAACAAAAAACACCATCTTATAATATGTTGATCTCAAGGCAAACACTGGCTAGACAGTAAAAAGCCAATAAGGTTTACGACTGAATGAAATTAATGCTTtggttttttttcatttttcagaACAGCtaaatgggcacacacacagacacacggaagCACACACCTTTCTGAAGGTGTTCTATGCTCCTGTTGCCAAGGATATTGACAAACTTTTCCTCGTCTGTGCCTAACTTCCCTTCCCCTGCAGCATAAAGGTCCTGCAAGAGAAATACTTCACTGGGAAAAaacaacaagacacacacagtatattccCTGGTAAAATAACCAAAGCATCAATCAGAATGATTGTGTTCTCCTATTCTCAGTAAGTTTAAAGACTGTTCATCACGCAACTGCGGCATGGAGAAAAGGTCTGTTTCAAAACGCTGATGTATTTCTTATTAAATACGGTCATCTGCTGTTTGCCTGTTGGCTATTCATGTGTTGCCCATAGAAAATTCTATATCTCTGTGTTTATCTATAGACCCCATTGAAGTAATGACATCCATTTCTTATCCCTGAATAGTTAGTGGTTATGGGAGAATGGATTCTGCTCGGCCTCTTAGAGACCACACGCATGTATTTGTAATCATTAAAAAAGACAACCTAGCTATTACAAAAAGTCAATATCCATAAATGACTCATTCTTCTGGAGATAGATTTCTCTTCCTGGAGATGAAGGTTATCTATAATTGATTTATTTGAATGATCATTTATCATAGACATTTGTGGTGCACTTATTTAATTTCCCCTAAGAGTATGACTCCAACTTGAgcatgttaacattttaaaagcGGATACGTAATTGAATTATCTCTAACTGATCGCACAACATTTATGGTTCCGTTATCTGGTTTTCACATTGTTTAGGTTATACTACATTTGAGGAAAAAAACTTTACATAACCTACAAATAGGTTTGATTTTCCATCTGGTATGAATTTAATAGATTAAGAATAGGATTAGAGTTGGAGGACAGCAATCGATACATGCTTTGTACGAAtcaaatctctctctgtcttaactATTGCTTCCTCCTACCTTGGCGTCCTTCTCTATCTTGCCCtcgtccaccccctcctctcggctgccctgAGAGACGTAACGAACAACAGAGGCAGAAGGTCAGCGTGTCACAGGTGAAGAGTGATACCAACCCATCTCATTCCAGCTGAGCATCTTCCTAATTGGAATCCCgtgaagatttctgttacaaaatcACACGTCGAGGCAGGCACATGACaccctcttctcatcctcctccttcgcCCCGGTCTCCACCTTTAACGTACCTCTCATTACTTTATAATGACATTTCCCGGGAAAGagggatctctctctttctttcatctctAAATGCTCCTCTCGTTTACCTTGAGGAGGATCAGTAGCAGCTTCTGGTAGTGACCTGAGGTGTCTCCCATGATATCTTTCTCCAGCTTGTTACTGAACTCTGGgaaagaggagacaaggaggcTGAGGATTGCTTACAATTATCTCTGACAATAGTCGCTAATGCCAGCAATCCACCCTGATAGATGCAGAGTGTTCTGTGGTAGGGCTGTAACGTGGCGGAACTGATTATCAAGGAGGTTGGGGCTCCTTATAGGTCTAGGT from Osmerus mordax isolate fOsmMor3 chromosome 12, fOsmMor3.pri, whole genome shotgun sequence includes these protein-coding regions:
- the fgfbp1a gene encoding fibroblast growth factor-binding protein 1; its protein translation is MTFLTNLALLLFLACMSQQFIAANCQKGQARKGKTDGKDKERIQKEGELKTPVLSPVKDSSHKSPNRSVLKGKFSTKNHTHCTWVATGDDAFTLGISCKKDERSFDCEYSAKPSLCPQYESNSKMYWKQIARALRKQRKLCVHTTSLIRAGMCRKAPSDAHFKLNSIGMPTPPSSLPQPSGLRACPDRVDKRKLAEDYCNQSWSSFCTFFFSMVQSDDC
- the anxa5a gene encoding annexin A5a, encoding MRHVLLLVFDGIFEALKFEKKPNLPATRGSVIPFVNFNAKKDAEFLHKAMKGIGTDEDAILMLITARSNNQRQDIKAAYKKAFGKDLVSALKSELGGLFESLIVALMTPPILYDATKIHKAIKGAGTDDEVLIEIMASRTGQQMKDIAKVYKKEFSNKLEKDIMGDTSGHYQKLLLILLKGSREEGVDEGKIEKDAKDLYAAGEGKLGTDEEKFVNILGNRSIEHLQKVFDAYKKLSGSDIEDSIEGETTGNLENLLLAVVKCVKSVPAYFAECLRGSMRRAGTDDETLTRVMVSRSEIDMLDIRACYKKKYGDPLYSTIQEDTDGDYGKALLYLCGGKD